Proteins encoded within one genomic window of Granulicella pectinivorans:
- a CDS encoding lysophospholipid acyltransferase family protein, whose amino-acid sequence MSLTAKKWLTYLIAIPLMAASTAFFGCISLVCGLWDKSGRQQHAVANAWARSLLLITLSPVTLIDEHHLRTHRVAVYASNHLSYMDTPVLFARLPFQFRILAKQSLWKIPFVGWYLNRSGQVPIDQKSGRSAIAGLLRGVKTLQAGLPLVIFPEGGRSESGQLQSMVSGAAFMAIKAQVPMVPVALIGTYELLPIHTYHLSPRPLKVVIGDPILTEGLTTKDAEALTQQVRDAITRMYFTHSRPTP is encoded by the coding sequence ATGAGCCTCACCGCGAAAAAGTGGCTGACCTACCTCATCGCTATCCCGCTCATGGCCGCCTCCACCGCCTTCTTCGGCTGCATCTCGCTCGTCTGCGGCCTCTGGGATAAGTCCGGTCGCCAGCAGCACGCCGTCGCCAACGCATGGGCCCGTTCCCTCCTCCTGATCACCCTCTCGCCCGTCACCCTCATCGACGAGCACCACCTCCGCACCCACCGCGTCGCCGTCTACGCCTCCAACCACCTCTCCTACATGGACACTCCCGTCCTCTTCGCCCGCCTCCCCTTCCAGTTCCGGATCCTCGCCAAGCAGTCCCTCTGGAAGATTCCCTTCGTGGGCTGGTACCTCAACCGCTCCGGCCAGGTTCCCATCGACCAGAAGTCCGGCCGCTCCGCCATCGCCGGCCTCCTCCGCGGCGTCAAGACCCTCCAGGCCGGTCTGCCTCTCGTCATCTTCCCGGAAGGAGGCCGCTCCGAATCCGGCCAGCTCCAGTCCATGGTCTCCGGCGCAGCCTTCATGGCCATCAAGGCCCAGGTGCCCATGGTTCCCGTGGCCCTCATCGGAACCTACGAGCTCCTGCCCATCCACACCTACCACCTCAGCCCGCGTCCGCTGAAGGTCGTCATCGGCGATCCCATCCTCACCGAAGGCCTCACCACCAAGGACGCCGAAGCCCTCACCCAGCAAGTCCGCGACGCCATCACCAGGATGTACTTCACCCACTCCCGACCCACCCCATAG
- a CDS encoding bifunctional folylpolyglutamate synthase/dihydrofolate synthase, with protein MLTYAEAVDQLYSLGLELAPTAPRRKFELDHMRLLAASLGDPQSTYPSILIAGTNGKGSTAATLSSILAATGARTALYTSPHLYHVNERIQVNGTPIPDADFARLYTRVAEAAKDLVADQKLPHLPSFFEVLTAIAFTFFAEQKVDIAVLEVGLGGRLDATNIVDPLISVLTDIALDHQDYLGDTITLITREKAGILRPHGTLVTLPQHPEANQAIGEAAAGLDLHAINAADYIPTPEAIHHEKASATPLPRNHYTVAFNGLPLVVDSPLPGQHQQRNIALALAVVNTLAISNKFSYKIEIPLIEAGIRNTHWPGRLEFIPPNLLLDVAHNPAGAWTLRAAITRLPDDQPRTLIFSCLRDKDLDEMTRILFPLFDKTSGDPARAHDHIVLAPIPNNPRAAAVEDLLAAAHRLDIPAHAAPHLEAALAQARAITPEGGIILATGSVYLVGELRHLAVMA; from the coding sequence ATGCTTACCTACGCCGAAGCCGTCGATCAGCTCTATTCCCTCGGCCTCGAATTAGCCCCCACCGCCCCCCGCCGCAAGTTTGAGCTCGACCACATGCGCCTCCTCGCCGCATCCCTTGGCGACCCGCAATCCACCTACCCCAGCATCCTCATCGCCGGCACCAACGGCAAAGGCTCCACCGCCGCCACGCTCTCTTCCATCCTGGCCGCCACCGGAGCCCGTACCGCCCTCTACACCTCCCCGCACCTCTACCACGTCAACGAGCGCATCCAGGTCAACGGCACCCCCATCCCCGACGCAGACTTCGCCCGCCTCTACACCCGCGTCGCCGAAGCCGCCAAAGACCTCGTAGCCGACCAGAAGCTCCCTCACCTCCCCAGCTTCTTCGAAGTCCTCACCGCCATCGCCTTCACCTTCTTCGCCGAGCAAAAGGTAGACATCGCCGTCCTCGAAGTAGGCCTCGGCGGCCGGCTCGACGCCACCAACATCGTCGACCCCCTCATCTCCGTCCTCACCGACATCGCCCTCGACCACCAGGACTACCTCGGCGACACCATCACCCTCATCACCCGCGAGAAGGCCGGCATCCTCCGCCCCCACGGAACCCTCGTCACCCTCCCCCAGCATCCCGAGGCCAACCAGGCCATCGGCGAAGCTGCCGCCGGACTCGACCTCCACGCCATCAACGCCGCCGACTACATCCCCACCCCAGAAGCCATCCATCACGAGAAGGCCTCCGCCACACCCCTCCCCCGCAACCACTACACCGTCGCCTTCAACGGCCTGCCCCTCGTGGTCGACTCCCCCCTCCCCGGCCAGCACCAGCAGCGCAACATCGCCCTCGCCCTGGCGGTCGTCAACACCCTCGCAATAAGTAACAAATTTAGTTACAAAATAGAAATCCCCCTCATCGAAGCCGGAATCCGCAACACCCACTGGCCCGGTCGTCTCGAATTCATCCCCCCAAACCTCCTCCTCGACGTAGCCCACAACCCCGCCGGCGCCTGGACCCTCCGTGCCGCCATCACCCGGCTCCCCGACGATCAGCCCCGCACCCTCATCTTCAGCTGCCTCCGCGACAAGGATCTCGACGAGATGACCCGCATCCTCTTCCCGCTCTTCGACAAGACCTCCGGCGACCCTGCCCGCGCGCACGATCACATCGTCCTAGCCCCCATCCCCAACAACCCCCGCGCCGCCGCCGTAGAAGACCTCCTCGCCGCCGCCCACCGCCTCGACATCCCCGCGCACGCTGCGCCTCATCTCGAGGCCGCCCTCGCCCAGGCCCGCGCCATCACCCCGGAAGGCGGCATCATCCTCGCCACCGGATCCGTCTATCTCGTCGGCGAACTCCGCCATCTGGCGGTCATGGCATGA
- a CDS encoding SRPBCC family protein, giving the protein MMHTLRATTQIAAPIERVFHLSTDIDTVRQTLAMTPVSGRTAGHVVLGDRVVWRGWKFFLPQVHHTLITAYTDPTFFQDTQEKGRFAFFQHDHHFTPTATGTQLDDEVRFTLPFGPLGVAVAHVILIPHIRGLLKKRFALLKQLAEN; this is encoded by the coding sequence ATGATGCATACCCTCCGCGCTACCACCCAAATCGCCGCCCCCATCGAGCGTGTCTTCCATCTCTCCACGGACATCGACACCGTTCGCCAGACCCTCGCCATGACCCCTGTCTCAGGCCGAACCGCCGGGCACGTCGTCCTTGGCGACCGGGTCGTCTGGCGCGGCTGGAAGTTCTTCCTCCCCCAGGTCCACCACACCCTCATCACCGCCTACACCGACCCCACGTTCTTCCAGGACACCCAGGAAAAGGGCCGCTTCGCCTTCTTCCAGCACGATCACCACTTCACCCCAACCGCCACCGGCACTCAGCTCGACGACGAGGTCCGCTTCACCCTGCCCTTCGGCCCTCTCGGAGTGGCCGTAGCGCACGTCATCCTCATCCCGCACATCCGAGGCCTGCTCAAAAAGCGCTTCGCTCTGCTCAAGCAGTTGGCCGAAAACTAA
- a CDS encoding helix-hairpin-helix domain-containing protein: MKRLIITTISLLALCGCNQNTKTPDQIRQDAQNATSQASKVAAVATEDAKAAVQGVQDGLNLGHPVNINSASRDDLAALPGMDARMAGRIVDGRPYTSTSDLVGRHIVTGTEYDKISSRITAN, encoded by the coding sequence ATGAAACGTCTGATCATCACGACCATCAGCCTCCTCGCTCTCTGCGGATGCAATCAAAACACGAAGACTCCCGACCAGATCCGCCAGGACGCTCAGAACGCGACCAGCCAGGCCTCCAAGGTAGCCGCGGTCGCCACCGAAGACGCCAAGGCCGCCGTCCAGGGCGTGCAGGACGGCCTCAACCTCGGCCACCCCGTCAACATCAACAGCGCCTCGCGCGACGACCTCGCCGCCCTGCCCGGCATGGATGCCCGCATGGCCGGCCGTATCGTCGACGGTCGCCCCTACACCTCGACCTCCGACCTCGTAGGCCGCCACATCGTCACCGGCACCGAGTACGACAAGATCTCCAGCCGCATCACCGCCAACTGA
- the thrS gene encoding threonine--tRNA ligase, which yields MSELQSTANISVQLPDGSLREVPAGTTPLDIANAISPRLAAAVVVARIRPLAKVTAGEASDSSEESMYAGPTTDADGTRLVDLTTPLTESVELWLLKEQDEASLKVVRHSAAHVMATAILELFPETKLGHGPATDQGFFYDVYRASPFTDADLAAIEARMAEVVARNEPFVRAEEPREKGLEDYEKQGEFMKVHFIERFTKPGEEISLYKNGNFTDFCRGPHVPSTGRVKAFKVMSVAGAYWLGDEKNQQLQRIYGTAFFNDKDLQAHFKRLEEIKARDHRIIGKQMDLYSIQEVAGSGLIFWHPKGGIIRKAMEDWMREECIKRGYNLVYTPHIMRREMWKISGHEENYGENMYPAMELDDAEYRLKPMNCPGHILIYKNSPKSYRDLPVRYAELGNVYRYERSGTMHGLLRVRGFTQDDAHIFCTPSQIEDEIAACIDFAESVLHTFGFQEFKVELSTWDPKDKAFIGSAEKWDGAVGSLTKVLDAKGIPYKTIPGEAAFYGPKIDIKLVDVLGRMWQLSTVQFDWNLPQRFDLTYKGEDGELHQPVMVHRALFGSVERFFGVLIEHYAGAFPLWLAPVQIGLVPISEKHLDYANEVKKQLEEAGLRVELDERNEKMNAKIREFTLQKVPFVLILGDKESNTQSVSVRTRGKGDEGSVSLADFITRAKTLNETNAATL from the coding sequence ATGAGCGAACTCCAAAGTACTGCCAACATCTCCGTACAGCTTCCCGATGGCTCCCTCCGCGAAGTCCCCGCAGGCACCACCCCCCTCGACATCGCCAACGCGATCTCCCCGCGCCTCGCCGCCGCCGTCGTCGTAGCCCGCATCCGCCCGCTCGCCAAGGTCACCGCCGGCGAAGCCTCCGACTCGTCGGAAGAGTCCATGTACGCCGGTCCGACAACCGACGCTGATGGCACCCGCTTGGTGGACCTCACGACCCCGCTCACCGAGTCCGTCGAACTCTGGCTCCTCAAGGAGCAGGACGAAGCCTCGTTGAAGGTCGTCCGTCACTCCGCCGCGCACGTCATGGCCACCGCCATCCTCGAGCTCTTCCCCGAGACCAAGCTCGGCCACGGCCCCGCCACCGACCAGGGCTTCTTCTACGACGTCTACCGCGCCAGCCCCTTCACCGACGCCGACCTCGCCGCCATCGAAGCCCGCATGGCCGAAGTCGTCGCCCGCAACGAACCCTTCGTCCGCGCCGAAGAGCCACGCGAGAAGGGCCTCGAAGACTACGAGAAGCAGGGCGAGTTCATGAAGGTCCACTTCATCGAGCGCTTCACCAAGCCCGGCGAAGAGATCTCGCTCTACAAGAACGGCAACTTCACCGACTTCTGCCGCGGCCCGCACGTGCCCTCCACCGGCCGCGTCAAGGCCTTCAAGGTCATGTCCGTCGCCGGAGCCTACTGGCTCGGCGACGAGAAGAACCAGCAGCTCCAGCGCATCTACGGAACCGCCTTCTTCAACGACAAGGACCTGCAAGCCCACTTCAAGCGCCTCGAAGAGATCAAGGCCCGCGATCACCGCATCATCGGCAAACAGATGGACCTCTATTCCATCCAGGAGGTCGCCGGTTCCGGCCTCATCTTCTGGCATCCCAAGGGGGGCATCATCCGCAAGGCGATGGAAGACTGGATGCGCGAAGAATGTATCAAGCGCGGTTACAATCTTGTCTACACCCCGCACATCATGCGCCGCGAGATGTGGAAGATCTCCGGACATGAAGAGAACTACGGCGAAAACATGTACCCGGCCATGGAGCTCGACGACGCGGAGTACCGCCTCAAGCCCATGAACTGCCCGGGCCACATCCTCATCTACAAGAACTCCCCCAAGAGCTATCGCGACCTGCCCGTACGCTACGCGGAATTAGGTAACGTCTATCGTTACGAACGTTCCGGCACCATGCACGGCCTGCTCCGCGTCCGCGGCTTCACGCAGGACGACGCCCACATCTTCTGCACGCCCTCGCAGATCGAAGACGAGATCGCCGCCTGCATCGACTTCGCCGAGTCCGTCCTCCACACCTTTGGCTTCCAGGAGTTCAAGGTAGAGCTCTCCACCTGGGACCCCAAGGACAAGGCTTTCATCGGCTCTGCCGAAAAGTGGGATGGAGCCGTGGGCTCGCTCACCAAGGTCCTCGACGCCAAGGGCATCCCGTATAAAACCATACCCGGCGAAGCCGCCTTCTACGGCCCCAAGATCGACATCAAGCTCGTCGATGTCCTCGGCCGCATGTGGCAGCTCTCCACGGTCCAGTTCGACTGGAACCTCCCCCAGCGCTTCGACCTCACCTACAAGGGCGAGGACGGCGAACTCCACCAGCCCGTCATGGTCCACCGCGCCCTCTTCGGTTCGGTCGAGCGTTTCTTCGGCGTCCTCATCGAGCACTACGCCGGAGCCTTCCCCCTCTGGCTCGCTCCTGTCCAGATCGGCCTGGTTCCCATCAGCGAAAAGCACCTCGACTACGCCAACGAGGTGAAGAAGCAGTTGGAAGAGGCCGGCCTCCGCGTAGAGCTCGACGAACGCAACGAAAAGATGAACGCCAAGATCCGCGAGTTCACTCTGCAGAAGGTTCCGTTCGTCCTGATCCTCGGCGACAAGGAATCGAACACGCAATCGGTCTCCGTCCGCACTCGTGGCAAAGGCGACGAAGGCAGCGTCTCCCTGGCGGACTTCATCACCCGCGCCAAAACCCTGAACGAAACCAACGCCGCAACCCTCTAA
- a CDS encoding NADP-dependent oxidoreductase, protein MKAAVLHEYGGPSKLQYEDFDDPVAGTGELLVRVAAASINPIDYKMRSGEARTRFPVEFPAILGRDFSGVVRTVGEGVTGFEGGERVMGLAWKTYAELVVVKASDTVRVPDTMELTTAAALPLVLLTGGQLIRLGTAIEQGQTVLVSGAVGGVGRAAVRTAKIAGAKVIAGVRKKQMDEAQEIGADQVIALDDDEAMAKVGFLDAVADTVGGKTAEALLGKVKQGGVFASVLGPPANAAMHPTVKVVPVMAKPDAGMLAELAEEVASGRLVIPIDRMLPLAEAGEGQAAAEKGGIGKVLLTV, encoded by the coding sequence ATGAAGGCAGCGGTTTTGCACGAGTATGGCGGTCCGTCGAAGCTGCAGTATGAGGATTTCGACGATCCAGTGGCAGGCACGGGCGAGTTGCTGGTGAGGGTAGCGGCGGCGAGCATCAATCCAATCGACTACAAGATGCGGTCGGGTGAGGCGCGGACGAGGTTTCCGGTCGAGTTTCCGGCGATCCTGGGGAGGGACTTCTCGGGTGTTGTGCGGACGGTGGGCGAGGGCGTGACGGGCTTCGAGGGCGGCGAGCGGGTGATGGGGCTCGCGTGGAAGACATACGCCGAACTGGTGGTGGTGAAGGCCAGCGATACGGTACGGGTTCCGGACACGATGGAGTTGACGACAGCGGCAGCGCTGCCTTTGGTGCTTTTAACCGGCGGCCAGTTGATCCGGCTGGGGACGGCGATTGAACAAGGCCAGACGGTGCTGGTTTCGGGCGCGGTGGGTGGCGTTGGCCGGGCTGCCGTCCGGACTGCCAAGATTGCCGGGGCAAAAGTGATCGCCGGCGTGCGGAAGAAGCAGATGGACGAGGCTCAGGAGATTGGAGCAGACCAGGTGATCGCACTCGACGATGACGAGGCGATGGCGAAGGTAGGTTTTCTGGATGCTGTCGCGGATACGGTCGGGGGCAAGACGGCCGAGGCTCTCCTGGGCAAGGTGAAGCAGGGAGGCGTGTTCGCCTCGGTGCTTGGGCCTCCGGCGAATGCGGCGATGCACCCCACGGTGAAGGTTGTGCCGGTGATGGCCAAGCCGGACGCAGGGATGCTGGCGGAGCTCGCCGAGGAGGTGGCCTCGGGGCGTCTGGTGATTCCGATCGACCGCATGCTTCCGCTGGCCGAGGCAGGCGAGGGCCAGGCCGCGGCAGAGAAGGGCGGCATTGGGAAGGTGCTGCTGACGGTCTAG
- a CDS encoding protein jag, with translation MKEFTQDCLGHLLHRIFDAAQLDLTCEIETHPGAVPDLVAAISGPDTPVLTARNAEVLRAIEHLAFEIRRLEPNQHDLLSIDAGNYRQQRNEALRAQARRAVARVLETGRPFLFEPMSSHERRFLHLALTPSGLRTSSTGEGPHRAVVLYPERAGKETTH, from the coding sequence ATGAAAGAATTTACCCAGGACTGTCTCGGCCACTTGCTGCACCGTATTTTTGATGCAGCTCAACTGGATCTCACCTGCGAGATCGAAACCCACCCCGGCGCCGTTCCGGACCTCGTCGCCGCCATCTCTGGCCCCGACACGCCCGTCCTCACCGCCCGCAACGCCGAGGTCCTCCGCGCCATCGAGCACCTCGCCTTTGAGATTCGCCGCCTGGAGCCCAACCAGCACGACCTTCTCTCCATCGACGCCGGCAACTACCGCCAGCAGCGCAACGAGGCCCTCCGCGCCCAGGCTCGCCGCGCCGTCGCCCGCGTCCTTGAGACCGGCCGCCCCTTCCTGTTCGAGCCCATGTCCTCGCACGAGCGCCGTTTCCTTCACCTCGCCCTTACCCCCAGCGGACTTCGCACCTCGTCCACCGGGGAGGGCCCACATCGTGCCGTCGTCCTCTACCCCGAACGTGCCGGGAAAGAGACGACTCACTAG
- the yidC gene encoding membrane protein insertase YidC: MAEFKNPNQPGAPQGNNQSLIVMMLVLVSVFFFAQYWKTKHNPPLANPNATQSQAASAPASAPADSAPQAVSLSGAPAAAAVPAVVATAETTTIVENELYRITFSNKGAQVTSWILKAYKDNNGKPLDIVHSDAARQFGYPLSLYTYDAGLTKNLNGAMFVASATGQVASPTSVTFTYANGEYKATKTFSFDETYLLHADVEVTRNGTPLRTLVAWPGGFGDMSKPQDYATTQIDTSTNGKEEHIAFKKVSGGDTLNGPFDWAGVSDPYFGAIFLPDNAQSATIATLHNQIKVDKAVLKSDQGKGTVDVPLLGVAAGDLSGRTQTKIYVGPKAANILKNIHAANPAVTLEPLLDFGFFGIIGKLLFYSLQFVHAHIVANWGWSIVIVTFAINAIILPLRIKTMQSGLKMQRIQPQMDAIKAKYKNLKVTDPKRNEMNAEIMELQKREGVNMFGGCIPTLIQLPLLFAFLGMLPKVVELRQAHWFWLNDLSAADPYHILPILMIVSQFLVQFYTPSPGVDPQQQKMMAFMMPAFSGYITWTYASGLALYWAVGNLIGIAQQAVMNRTALGRETRELAAKRARRKAGQPAVIQGKTNRR; this comes from the coding sequence GTGGCAGAGTTCAAGAACCCTAACCAGCCAGGCGCTCCGCAGGGAAACAATCAGTCCCTCATCGTCATGATGCTCGTCCTGGTCTCCGTCTTCTTTTTCGCCCAGTACTGGAAGACCAAGCACAACCCGCCTCTCGCGAACCCCAACGCGACCCAGAGCCAGGCTGCTTCCGCCCCTGCCTCCGCGCCGGCCGACTCCGCGCCGCAGGCTGTGTCTCTATCCGGCGCACCTGCCGCAGCCGCCGTCCCCGCCGTCGTAGCGACCGCCGAGACCACCACCATCGTCGAGAACGAGCTCTACCGCATCACCTTCTCGAACAAGGGCGCGCAGGTCACAAGCTGGATCCTCAAGGCCTATAAGGACAACAACGGCAAGCCCCTCGACATCGTCCACAGCGATGCCGCCAGGCAGTTCGGCTACCCGCTCTCGCTCTACACCTACGATGCCGGCCTGACCAAGAACCTCAACGGAGCCATGTTCGTCGCCTCCGCCACCGGACAGGTCGCCAGCCCCACCTCCGTCACCTTCACCTACGCCAACGGCGAGTACAAGGCCACCAAGACCTTCTCCTTCGACGAGACCTACCTCCTGCACGCCGACGTCGAGGTCACCCGCAATGGCACGCCCCTCCGCACCCTCGTCGCCTGGCCGGGCGGCTTCGGCGACATGTCCAAGCCCCAGGACTACGCCACCACCCAGATCGACACCAGCACCAACGGCAAGGAAGAGCACATCGCCTTCAAGAAGGTCTCCGGCGGCGACACCCTCAACGGACCCTTCGACTGGGCCGGCGTCTCCGACCCCTACTTCGGCGCCATCTTCCTGCCCGACAACGCCCAGTCCGCCACCATCGCCACCCTGCATAACCAGATCAAGGTCGACAAGGCCGTCCTCAAGTCCGACCAGGGCAAGGGCACCGTCGACGTCCCGCTCCTCGGCGTAGCCGCCGGCGACCTCTCCGGACGCACCCAGACCAAGATCTACGTCGGCCCCAAGGCCGCCAACATCCTCAAGAACATCCACGCCGCCAACCCCGCCGTCACCCTCGAGCCGCTGCTCGACTTCGGCTTCTTCGGCATCATCGGCAAGCTCCTCTTCTACTCCCTCCAGTTCGTGCACGCGCACATCGTCGCCAACTGGGGATGGTCGATCGTCATCGTCACCTTCGCCATCAACGCCATCATCCTGCCCCTGCGCATCAAGACCATGCAGTCCGGCCTCAAGATGCAGCGCATCCAGCCCCAAATGGACGCCATCAAGGCCAAGTACAAGAACCTCAAGGTCACCGACCCCAAGCGCAACGAGATGAACGCCGAGATCATGGAGCTCCAGAAGCGCGAGGGAGTCAACATGTTCGGTGGCTGTATCCCCACCCTCATCCAGCTCCCTCTCCTCTTCGCCTTCCTCGGCATGCTTCCCAAAGTCGTCGAGCTCCGCCAGGCGCACTGGTTCTGGCTCAACGATCTCTCCGCCGCCGACCCCTACCATATCCTTCCCATCCTCATGATCGTCAGCCAGTTCCTGGTGCAGTTCTACACGCCGTCTCCCGGTGTCGATCCGCAGCAGCAGAAGATGATGGCCTTCATGATGCCCGCCTTCTCCGGCTACATCACCTGGACCTACGCCTCCGGTCTCGCGCTCTACTGGGCCGTCGGCAACCTCATCGGTATCGCCCAGCAGGCCGTCATGAATCGCACCGCTCTCGGCCGCGAAACCCGCGAACTCGCCGCCAAGCGAGCCCGCCGCAAGGCCGGGCAGCCTGCCGTCATCCAGGGCAAAACCAACCGTCGCTGA
- the yidD gene encoding membrane protein insertion efficiency factor YidD, which translates to MSDEAPNPLLRFAFRTYKSLFSPLIHAISPTQCKFLPTCSEYAYIALSRHGFLRGSLLAARRIARCHPFAAGGLDPVPPSKTKPQHLSSK; encoded by the coding sequence ATGAGCGACGAAGCCCCCAATCCGCTCCTCCGCTTCGCCTTCCGCACCTATAAGTCCCTGTTTTCCCCGCTGATCCACGCCATCAGCCCCACCCAGTGCAAGTTCCTCCCCACCTGCTCGGAGTACGCCTACATCGCGCTCTCCCGCCACGGCTTCCTCCGCGGATCGCTCCTCGCTGCCCGCCGCATCGCCCGCTGCCACCCCTTCGCCGCCGGCGGCCTCGACCCCGTTCCCCCAAGCAAAACGAAACCCCAGCATTTATCATCGAAGTAG
- the rnpA gene encoding ribonuclease P protein component, which yields MPAPESKPYIVFRLRKHADYQRVYKASRKQFSKQMAFFFAFRSPETAIRAMDASVPRVGLTVGKVMGKAVDRNRIKRRMREAVRHNLPSLTLPVDVILHPRRSVIDLDFAALEREVAHVFRQVQNQAQKLTAQQTPPTE from the coding sequence ATGCCCGCCCCCGAATCCAAACCGTATATCGTCTTTCGCCTGCGCAAGCACGCCGACTACCAGCGCGTGTACAAGGCCAGCCGCAAGCAGTTCTCGAAGCAGATGGCCTTCTTCTTCGCCTTCCGCTCCCCCGAGACCGCCATCCGCGCCATGGACGCGTCCGTTCCCAGAGTCGGCCTGACGGTTGGCAAGGTCATGGGCAAGGCCGTCGATCGCAACCGCATCAAGCGGCGCATGCGCGAGGCGGTCCGCCACAACCTCCCCTCCCTCACCCTCCCGGTCGACGTCATCCTGCACCCCCGCCGCTCCGTCATCGACCTCGATTTCGCCGCCCTGGAGCGCGAGGTGGCCCACGTCTTCCGCCAGGTCCAGAATCAAGCCCAGAAGCTGACCGCCCAGCAAACACCCCCCACGGAATGA
- a CDS encoding cupin-like domain-containing protein — protein sequence MPRRAVLDVLDSLSDKVFSTEYAARSMPFLLRLGPSKFSEAEILGLLQGAYGDQTVNVRFGDMADPGSYLNRCEEEMSLRNFIGEHFMQGNDAGTAYAAGTVIPVEIARDLGVPFPMFYPEHFFNEPRMWMGKKGTVTALHKDLTDNFSFASFGAKEWLLYPPADFPYLYMIHPRPNALPDFGVSMVNAKSPDATRFPEFSKATPISITQRAGDLLYVPAGWSHFVENHEDSLMINFWLKRGRSPAVLGRDR from the coding sequence ATGCCTCGCCGCGCCGTTCTGGACGTGCTTGATTCTCTGAGTGACAAGGTGTTTTCGACGGAGTATGCAGCGCGCTCTATGCCTTTTCTATTGCGGCTCGGGCCGTCAAAGTTCTCTGAAGCAGAGATCTTAGGCCTGCTGCAAGGGGCCTACGGCGATCAGACCGTGAACGTCCGTTTCGGCGATATGGCAGATCCAGGTAGCTACCTGAATCGCTGCGAAGAAGAGATGTCCCTGAGAAATTTCATTGGGGAACACTTCATGCAGGGAAACGATGCCGGGACGGCCTATGCCGCCGGCACCGTGATACCCGTCGAGATAGCGCGCGATCTCGGGGTCCCTTTTCCGATGTTTTACCCCGAGCACTTTTTCAATGAGCCACGTATGTGGATGGGTAAGAAGGGAACGGTAACTGCCCTGCACAAGGACCTCACGGACAACTTCTCGTTCGCATCCTTCGGTGCCAAAGAATGGCTCCTCTATCCCCCAGCCGATTTTCCTTATCTCTACATGATTCATCCGAGACCGAATGCACTTCCAGACTTCGGGGTCAGCATGGTTAACGCAAAGTCTCCCGATGCGACGCGCTTCCCAGAGTTCTCAAAGGCTACACCGATCTCCATCACGCAGCGTGCGGGTGATCTGCTCTATGTGCCTGCGGGTTGGAGTCATTTCGTGGAGAACCACGAAGACTCTCTCATGATCAATTTCTGGCTAAAGCGAGGAAGATCCCCTGCGGTGTTAGGCAGGGACCGATGA